One window from the genome of Thermaerobacter marianensis DSM 12885 encodes:
- the guaB gene encoding IMP dehydrogenase — MAEGLTFDDVLIIPAASEVLPRDVDVSTRLTRQLRIRIPLVSAAMDTVTEARLAIALAREGGIGIIHKNMPPEQQAAEVDKVKRSEHGVIVDPFYLSPQHRVRDALQLMARYHISGVPIVDGDGVLVGIITNRDVRFEENLDRPIAEVMTREGLVTAPEGTTLARAKEIMRQHKIEKLPLVDGAGRLRGLITIKDIEKAIRYPNAAKDDKGRLMVGAAVGVGPAGLERADALVEAGVDVLVVDSAHGHSRNVLETVRALKRRHPGVPVIAGNVVTAEGTRALIEAGADAVKVGVGPGSICTTRVVTGAGYPQLSAILDCSREADKYDVPVIADGGIKYSGDIVKALAAGASSVMIGSLFAGTEEAPGELEIYQGRSFKVYRGMGSLGAMKQGGADRYFQEGEAKFVPEGVEGRVPYRGPLSETVFQLVGGLRAGMGYAGAPDIESLRRNARFVRITAASLVESHPHDVTVTKEPPNYWLGRV, encoded by the coding sequence GTGGCGGAAGGCTTGACCTTCGACGACGTGCTGATCATCCCCGCCGCATCGGAAGTGCTTCCCCGCGACGTCGACGTCTCCACCCGCTTGACGCGCCAGCTGCGCATCCGCATTCCCCTGGTCTCCGCCGCCATGGATACGGTCACCGAGGCCCGGCTGGCCATCGCCCTGGCGCGGGAGGGGGGCATCGGCATCATCCACAAGAACATGCCGCCCGAGCAGCAGGCGGCGGAGGTCGACAAGGTGAAGCGCTCGGAGCACGGGGTCATCGTGGACCCGTTCTACCTCTCGCCGCAGCACCGGGTGCGCGATGCCCTGCAGCTCATGGCGCGCTACCATATCTCCGGGGTCCCCATCGTCGACGGCGACGGCGTGCTGGTGGGCATCATCACCAACCGGGACGTCCGCTTCGAGGAGAACCTGGACCGGCCCATCGCCGAGGTGATGACCCGGGAGGGGCTGGTGACGGCGCCCGAGGGGACCACCCTGGCCCGGGCCAAGGAGATCATGCGGCAGCACAAGATCGAGAAGCTGCCGCTGGTCGACGGCGCGGGCCGCCTGCGCGGGCTCATCACCATCAAGGACATCGAGAAGGCGATCCGCTACCCCAACGCCGCCAAGGACGACAAGGGGCGGCTGATGGTGGGGGCGGCGGTGGGCGTGGGCCCGGCGGGCCTCGAGCGCGCCGACGCCCTGGTGGAGGCCGGGGTCGACGTGCTGGTGGTCGACAGCGCCCACGGTCACTCGCGCAACGTGCTGGAGACGGTGCGGGCCCTCAAGCGGCGCCACCCGGGGGTGCCCGTGATCGCCGGCAACGTGGTGACGGCCGAGGGCACGCGGGCACTGATCGAGGCGGGGGCCGACGCCGTCAAGGTCGGGGTGGGCCCGGGCTCCATCTGCACCACCCGGGTGGTGACGGGGGCCGGCTACCCGCAGCTCAGCGCCATCCTGGACTGCAGCCGGGAGGCGGACAAGTACGACGTGCCCGTCATCGCCGACGGGGGCATCAAGTACTCGGGAGACATCGTCAAGGCCCTGGCCGCCGGCGCCAGCTCGGTGATGATCGGCAGCCTGTTCGCCGGCACCGAGGAGGCGCCGGGCGAGCTCGAGATCTACCAGGGCCGCAGCTTCAAGGTGTATCGCGGCATGGGCTCCCTGGGCGCCATGAAGCAGGGGGGCGCCGACCGCTACTTCCAGGAGGGCGAGGCCAAGTTCGTCCCCGAGGGGGTCGAGGGCCGGGTGCCCTACCGCGGCCCGCTGTCGGAGACGGTCTTCCAGCTGGTGGGTGGGCTGCGGGCCGGCATGGGCTACGCCGGGGCGCCGGACATCGAATCCCTGCGGCGCAACGCCCGGTTCGTCCGCATCACGGCGGCCAGCCTGGTGGAGAGCCACCCCCACGACGTGACGGTGACCAAGGAGCCGCCCAACTACTGGCTGGGCCGGGTCTGA
- a CDS encoding bifunctional folylpolyglutamate synthase/dihydrofolate synthase → MQQRREGRQDGTRGPAATGLGSAGPAIPETDGGAAGTGGTAGTAARAAGRSANGAGGAGATAGNGSGSASGAAGTARTGAGIASTGAGAARTGAGQAAVEYLQGLSRFGMRLGLERIRQLLQRLGHPEEGLPPVYHITGTNGKGSTACILEAVLRSAGYRTALFTSPHLVHYEERFVFDGRPVTGAELAAAVERARAAAGAMAAEGEAPTEFEVATAVFLLLVQMRQPDAVVLEVGLGGRYDATNAVPRPVVSVVTNVALDHTDRLGRTVEEIAYDKVGIARPGVPLVTGALDPGALAVLRREAARVGAPLWEVRPDEPGPQGPGPAAAARYRLRSTGPDGSRWDYRCGAVTPAGQGGLPGTPVRWDDLPLALLGPHQVANAAVAVTALLAAAAAGRGLPVTREVVERGLAAARWPGRMERLAWRGREIWLDGAHNPAGMAALARTAATLWPGRQALLVIGMLDDKDVEAAAAAIAPTVARAVVTEPPSPRAAPARRVAAALEACGVPVTVEREPMAALDRALGEAAPGQPVLVAGSLYLVGAVRGRVLEPAAAPGR, encoded by the coding sequence GTGCAACAGCGGCGCGAAGGAAGGCAGGACGGAACGCGCGGGCCGGCGGCCACCGGGCTCGGATCCGCCGGCCCGGCCATTCCCGAAACCGACGGCGGGGCGGCCGGGACGGGCGGGACGGCCGGCACCGCGGCCCGGGCAGCCGGCCGTTCGGCGAACGGGGCGGGCGGTGCCGGCGCCACGGCCGGAAACGGGTCGGGGTCTGCCAGCGGCGCGGCCGGGACGGCCCGCACCGGCGCCGGGATCGCCTCGACCGGTGCCGGCGCCGCCCGTACCGGCGCCGGTCAGGCCGCGGTGGAATACCTGCAGGGGCTGAGCCGCTTCGGCATGCGGCTGGGCCTGGAGCGCATCCGGCAGCTGCTGCAGCGGCTCGGCCACCCCGAGGAAGGGTTGCCGCCCGTCTACCACATCACGGGAACCAACGGCAAGGGCTCGACCGCGTGCATCCTCGAGGCCGTGCTCCGGTCCGCCGGCTACCGCACGGCCCTCTTCACGTCGCCCCACCTGGTCCACTACGAGGAACGGTTCGTCTTCGACGGCCGGCCCGTCACCGGGGCCGAACTGGCCGCCGCCGTCGAGCGGGCGCGGGCCGCGGCCGGCGCCATGGCGGCCGAGGGCGAGGCGCCCACGGAGTTCGAGGTGGCGACGGCCGTGTTCCTCCTGCTGGTCCAGATGCGGCAGCCCGACGCCGTGGTGCTGGAGGTGGGGCTGGGCGGCCGCTACGACGCGACCAACGCCGTGCCCCGGCCCGTGGTGTCGGTGGTGACCAACGTGGCCTTGGACCACACCGACCGGCTGGGCCGCACGGTGGAGGAGATCGCCTACGACAAGGTGGGCATCGCCCGGCCCGGCGTGCCGCTGGTCACGGGGGCCCTGGACCCCGGCGCCCTGGCGGTGCTGCGGCGCGAGGCGGCACGGGTGGGAGCGCCCTTGTGGGAGGTCCGGCCGGACGAACCCGGCCCCCAGGGGCCTGGGCCGGCGGCCGCCGCCCGCTACCGCCTGCGGTCCACGGGGCCGGACGGGTCGCGTTGGGACTACCGCTGCGGGGCGGTGACGCCGGCCGGACAAGGGGGCCTGCCCGGCACGCCCGTCCGCTGGGACGACCTTCCCCTGGCCCTCCTCGGGCCCCACCAGGTGGCCAATGCGGCCGTGGCGGTGACCGCCCTGCTGGCCGCGGCAGCGGCCGGCCGGGGCTTGCCCGTGACCCGGGAGGTGGTGGAGCGCGGCCTGGCGGCGGCCCGCTGGCCCGGGCGGATGGAGCGGCTGGCCTGGCGGGGCCGGGAGATCTGGCTGGACGGGGCCCACAACCCGGCGGGCATGGCCGCCCTGGCCCGGACGGCGGCCACCCTCTGGCCCGGCCGGCAAGCCCTGCTGGTCATCGGGATGCTGGACGACAAGGACGTGGAGGCGGCGGCGGCGGCCATTGCCCCCACGGTGGCCCGGGCGGTGGTGACGGAGCCGCCGTCGCCCCGGGCGGCGCCGGCCCGGCGGGTGGCGGCGGCCCTGGAGGCCTGCGGGGTGCCGGTCACGGTGGAACGGGAGCCCATGGCCGCCCTGGACCGTGCCCTGGGGGAGGCGGCGCCGGGCCAGCCCGTGCTGGTGGCGGGGAGCCTGTACCTGGTCGGCGCTGTGCGCGGCCGGGTGCTGGAGCCGGCCGCTGCGCCCGGCCGCTGA
- a CDS encoding acetyl-CoA C-acetyltransferase translates to MRETVIIDGARTPFGKFGGALKDVPAVELGAVAIRAALDRAGVAPEQVDYVLMGMVVQAGAGQIPSRQAAVKAGLPVTVPSDTINKVCASALRAVNLGDALIRAGDAAVVVAGGMESMSQAPYLARQARWGGRMGHLQLEDALLTDGLLCAFGGCHMGVYGSRVAAEYGVTREEQDRWALRSHQRAIAAMDAGRLAEEIVPVQVPGRKGEVTRVEVDEAPRRDTSYEKLAALPPVFEQDGTVTAGNAPGLNDGAAALVLMEAERARALGLKPLATIVSQGQASLDPPYLHTVPYYAAERALKKAGLRWDDIALFEVNEAFAAVALTTMKLGNWDPEKVNVNGGAVALGHPIGASGARILLTLAYELRRRGGGYGIATICSGGGQGEATLIRVDG, encoded by the coding sequence GTGAGGGAAACGGTGATCATCGACGGGGCGCGCACGCCCTTCGGCAAGTTCGGCGGCGCCCTCAAGGACGTGCCGGCGGTGGAGCTGGGGGCCGTGGCCATCCGCGCGGCCCTGGACCGGGCGGGTGTGGCCCCCGAGCAGGTGGACTACGTGCTGATGGGCATGGTCGTCCAGGCGGGGGCGGGCCAGATCCCCTCCCGGCAGGCGGCCGTCAAGGCGGGTCTGCCCGTGACGGTGCCGTCGGACACCATCAACAAGGTGTGTGCCTCCGCCCTGCGGGCGGTGAACCTGGGCGACGCCCTGATCCGCGCCGGCGACGCCGCGGTGGTGGTGGCGGGCGGCATGGAGAGCATGAGCCAGGCGCCGTACCTGGCCCGCCAGGCCCGCTGGGGCGGCCGCATGGGCCACCTGCAGCTGGAGGATGCCCTGCTCACCGACGGGCTGCTCTGCGCCTTCGGCGGCTGCCACATGGGCGTCTACGGCAGCCGCGTGGCGGCCGAGTACGGCGTGACCCGGGAGGAACAGGACCGCTGGGCGCTGCGCAGCCACCAGCGGGCCATCGCCGCCATGGACGCCGGCCGGCTGGCGGAAGAGATCGTACCCGTCCAGGTGCCCGGTCGCAAAGGCGAGGTGACCCGCGTCGAGGTGGACGAGGCGCCGCGCCGCGACACCAGCTACGAGAAGCTGGCCGCCCTGCCGCCGGTCTTCGAGCAGGACGGCACGGTGACGGCGGGCAACGCTCCGGGCCTCAACGACGGCGCCGCCGCCCTGGTGCTGATGGAGGCCGAGCGGGCCCGCGCCCTGGGGCTCAAGCCCCTGGCCACCATCGTCAGCCAGGGCCAGGCGTCCCTGGACCCGCCCTACCTGCACACCGTCCCGTACTACGCCGCCGAGCGGGCCCTCAAGAAGGCCGGCCTGCGATGGGACGACATCGCCCTCTTCGAGGTCAACGAAGCCTTCGCCGCCGTGGCCCTGACCACGATGAAGCTGGGCAACTGGGACCCCGAGAAGGTGAACGTCAACGGCGGCGCCGTGGCCCTGGGCCACCCCATCGGCGCCAGCGGCGCCCGCATCCTGCTGACCCTGGCCTACGAGCTGCGCCGCCGCGGCGGCGGCTACGGCATCGCCACCATCTGCAGCGGCGGCGGCCAGGGCGAGGCGACGCTGATCCGCGTCGACGGGTGA
- the glp gene encoding gephyrin-like molybdotransferase Glp yields MPDRSILHDERGPHEPPGPGTPGFRAPFPTAGLPTVAEARQRILAAAGRPPLQVEELPLAEALGRVLAKPVYAPEDVPGFHRSTVDGYAVRSQDLRGIQPDRPARLQVVGRVLVGRPADVRVEAGQAVAVPTGGMLPPGADCVVMFEHTSREGPWLLVHRFAGPGDNVIARGEDAVAGLALLAPGRRLGPADLGALAGAGITRVAVAREPRVALLLTGDEVVPPGRSPGPGQIRDINGVALAAALRQDGARPLEPVYVPDEPAAFRQALRDALAAADLVLISGGSSVGERDLTAELAAELESPGVILHGVALKPGKPTLFAMAGRTPVFGLPGNPVSALVVYRLLVRPVIFRWLGLEESPGPGPRIRARLETPLRRPPGREEYVPVALIWRGGEYGARPQPRKSGLITALTGAQGLVHLPLEVEGLPAGAEVEVIPW; encoded by the coding sequence GTGCCCGACAGATCGATCCTGCATGACGAACGGGGACCGCACGAGCCGCCGGGCCCGGGGACGCCCGGCTTCCGGGCGCCCTTCCCCACCGCGGGCCTGCCCACGGTGGCCGAAGCCCGCCAGCGCATCCTGGCCGCCGCCGGCCGCCCGCCGCTGCAGGTCGAAGAACTTCCGTTGGCGGAGGCCCTGGGCCGGGTCCTGGCCAAGCCGGTGTACGCCCCGGAGGACGTTCCCGGGTTCCACCGCTCGACGGTCGACGGCTACGCCGTGCGCAGCCAGGATCTGCGCGGGATCCAGCCGGACCGGCCTGCACGGCTGCAGGTCGTGGGCCGGGTCCTGGTGGGCCGCCCCGCCGACGTGCGGGTCGAAGCCGGCCAGGCCGTGGCCGTGCCCACGGGGGGCATGCTGCCGCCCGGGGCCGACTGCGTGGTGATGTTCGAGCACACCAGCCGGGAGGGCCCGTGGCTTTTGGTGCACCGCTTCGCCGGGCCGGGCGACAACGTCATCGCCCGGGGCGAGGATGCCGTCGCCGGCCTCGCCCTGCTGGCCCCCGGCCGGCGCCTGGGCCCCGCGGACCTGGGCGCCCTGGCGGGTGCGGGCATCACCCGCGTGGCGGTGGCCAGGGAGCCCCGGGTGGCGCTGCTGCTGACCGGCGACGAGGTGGTTCCTCCCGGCCGGAGTCCCGGCCCCGGCCAGATCCGGGACATCAACGGCGTCGCCCTGGCCGCCGCGTTGCGCCAGGACGGCGCCCGTCCCCTGGAACCGGTCTACGTGCCGGACGAACCGGCCGCCTTCCGCCAGGCCCTGCGCGACGCCCTGGCGGCGGCGGACCTGGTGCTGATCTCCGGCGGCAGCTCCGTGGGCGAGCGCGACCTGACGGCCGAGCTGGCCGCGGAACTGGAGTCGCCGGGGGTGATCCTGCACGGGGTCGCCTTGAAGCCCGGCAAGCCCACGCTCTTCGCCATGGCGGGGCGCACGCCGGTCTTCGGCCTGCCGGGCAACCCGGTGTCCGCCCTGGTGGTGTACCGGCTGCTGGTGCGGCCGGTGATCTTCCGCTGGCTCGGCCTGGAGGAATCGCCCGGCCCCGGCCCCCGCATCCGCGCCCGGCTGGAGACGCCCTTGCGCCGCCCGCCGGGCCGGGAGGAGTACGTGCCCGTGGCCCTGATCTGGCGGGGTGGCGAGTACGGCGCCCGGCCCCAGCCGCGCAAGTCCGGGCTCATCACCGCCCTGACCGGGGCCCAGGGCCTGGTCCACCTGCCCCTGGAGGTGGAGGGCCTGCCCGCCGGCGCCGAGGTGGAGGTGATCCCCTGGTGA
- the moaC gene encoding cyclic pyranopterin monophosphate synthase MoaC, with translation MNGSSHPPDEPAWTHLDPAGQARMVDTSGKAATVREAVARGRVRMAPATLARLRAGAVPKGDVWAVARVAGIMAAKETGRLIPLCHPLPLDAVTVDFRLGPEAVEIQATARTVARTGVEMEAMVAVAVAALTLVDMCKALDKGMVVEGIRLVRKTGGRSGEYARPGEPPWEALGDPVGPGGRGRAGDGEGTQAVQAAQQGPGPG, from the coding sequence GTGAACGGTTCCTCCCACCCGCCGGACGAACCGGCCTGGACCCACCTGGACCCCGCGGGCCAGGCGCGCATGGTGGATACCAGCGGCAAGGCGGCCACCGTCCGGGAGGCCGTGGCCCGGGGCCGGGTGCGCATGGCCCCTGCCACCCTGGCCCGGCTGCGGGCGGGGGCCGTGCCCAAGGGGGATGTATGGGCTGTGGCCCGGGTGGCGGGCATCATGGCGGCCAAGGAGACGGGCCGGCTCATCCCCCTGTGCCATCCCCTGCCCCTGGATGCGGTGACCGTCGACTTCCGGCTGGGGCCGGAGGCGGTGGAGATCCAGGCCACGGCCCGCACCGTGGCCCGCACGGGGGTCGAGATGGAGGCCATGGTGGCGGTGGCCGTGGCCGCCCTGACCCTGGTGGACATGTGCAAGGCCCTGGACAAGGGGATGGTCGTCGAAGGCATCCGGCTGGTGCGGAAGACCGGCGGGCGCAGCGGCGAGTATGCCCGGCCCGGCGAGCCCCCGTGGGAGGCGCTGGGCGACCCGGTGGGGCCCGGGGGGCGCGGCCGGGCCGGCGATGGAGAGGGCACCCAGGCCGTCCAGGCCGCCCAACAGGGGCCGGGCCCGGGGTAA
- a CDS encoding MogA/MoaB family molybdenum cofactor biosynthesis protein gives MRVAILTVSDGVSQGWRQDASGDYLARWAAQRGATVVARGVVPDHRAAIARWLAAVADGRPAPGEARDPAPGHDAGHAAPAGSSPARAPVPDLILTTGGTGLGPRDVTPEATLDVIQRAVPGLPERMRAVTGAGNPLAYLSRAVAGIRGRTLIVNLPGSPRGVAECLAAIEPLLSHALAILHGGGHEAPEGGDGGA, from the coding sequence GTGCGGGTGGCGATCCTCACCGTCAGCGACGGCGTGAGCCAGGGCTGGCGCCAGGATGCCAGCGGCGACTACCTGGCCCGCTGGGCCGCCCAGCGGGGCGCGACCGTGGTGGCCCGCGGCGTGGTGCCCGACCACCGGGCGGCCATCGCCCGCTGGCTGGCGGCGGTGGCCGACGGGCGGCCGGCGCCCGGGGAGGCGCGGGACCCCGCCCCGGGCCACGATGCCGGCCACGCTGCCCCGGCGGGGTCGAGCCCGGCCCGGGCTCCGGTGCCGGACCTGATCCTGACCACGGGCGGAACGGGCCTGGGTCCCCGGGACGTGACCCCCGAGGCCACCCTGGACGTCATCCAGCGGGCGGTGCCCGGCCTGCCCGAGCGGATGCGCGCCGTGACGGGCGCCGGCAACCCCCTGGCGTACCTTTCCCGCGCCGTGGCGGGGATCCGGGGACGAACCCTGATCGTCAACCTGCCCGGCAGCCCCCGGGGAGTGGCCGAGTGCCTTGCCGCCATCGAGCCCCTGCTGTCCCATGCGCTGGCGATCCTGCACGGGGGCGGCCACGAAGCCCCGGAAGGCGGTGACGGCGGCGCATAA
- the groES gene encoding co-chaperone GroES, with amino-acid sequence MKLRPLGDRVVVKVIEEEERTKGGIILPDTAKEKPQQGEVLAVGTGRILENGQKVPLEVKEGDRVIFSKYAGTEVKLDDEELLILSERDILAVIQ; translated from the coding sequence GTGAAGCTGCGCCCTCTCGGCGACCGCGTGGTCGTCAAGGTCATCGAGGAGGAGGAGCGGACCAAGGGCGGGATCATCCTGCCGGACACGGCCAAGGAGAAGCCCCAGCAGGGTGAGGTCCTGGCCGTGGGGACGGGCCGCATCCTCGAGAACGGCCAGAAGGTGCCCCTCGAGGTCAAGGAAGGCGACCGGGTGATCTTCTCCAAGTACGCCGGCACCGAGGTCAAGCTGGACGACGAGGAGCTGTTGATCCTCAGCGAGCGGGACATCCTGGCCGTCATCCAGTGA
- the groL gene encoding chaperonin GroEL (60 kDa chaperone family; promotes refolding of misfolded polypeptides especially under stressful conditions; forms two stacked rings of heptamers to form a barrel-shaped 14mer; ends can be capped by GroES; misfolded proteins enter the barrel where they are refolded when GroES binds) produces the protein MPKQLVFNEQARRSLEKGLNTVANAVKITLGPKGRNVVLEKKFGSPTITNDGVTIARDIELKDPFENMGAKLLTEVATKTNDVAGDGTTTAIVLGQAMVREGMKVVAAGANPILVKRGIEKAVNAVVEEIKRIAKPVETKEATQQVASISANDEEIGKMIADAMEKVGKDGVITVEEAKTLDTTVDVVEGMQFDRGYLSPYFVTDAEAMEAVLEDPFILITDRKISSVNDLLPVLQRVVERGKPLLIIAEDVEGEALATLVVNKIRGTLQSCAVKAPGFGDRRKAMLEDIAILTGGQVVSEDLGIKLENVTPDMFGRAKKVVVEKENTTIVEGAGDPEKIKARINVIKRQIEETTSDFDREKLQERLAKLAGGVAVIKVGAATEVEMKEKKYRIEDALSATRAAVEEGIVPGGGSTLVHAIKALDKVEAKNEDERMGIEIVRRALEEPLRQIATNAGLEGSVVVERVKQLPDNEGFDALTGEYGDMFQRGIVDPAKVTRSALQNAASIAAMVLTTESLVADLPEDKKETPGGGMGDMDF, from the coding sequence ATGCCGAAGCAGCTGGTCTTCAACGAGCAGGCGCGGCGCAGCCTGGAAAAGGGGCTGAACACCGTCGCCAACGCCGTCAAGATCACGTTGGGGCCCAAGGGCCGCAACGTGGTCCTGGAGAAGAAGTTCGGCTCCCCGACCATCACCAATGACGGCGTGACCATCGCCCGCGACATCGAGCTCAAGGACCCCTTCGAGAACATGGGCGCCAAGCTCCTGACGGAGGTGGCGACCAAGACCAACGACGTGGCCGGTGACGGCACCACCACCGCCATCGTGCTGGGCCAGGCGATGGTGCGGGAAGGCATGAAGGTGGTGGCCGCCGGCGCCAACCCGATCCTGGTCAAGCGGGGCATCGAGAAGGCGGTCAACGCGGTGGTCGAGGAGATCAAGCGGATCGCCAAGCCCGTGGAGACCAAGGAAGCGACCCAGCAGGTGGCCTCCATCTCCGCCAACGACGAAGAGATCGGCAAGATGATCGCCGACGCCATGGAGAAGGTCGGCAAGGACGGCGTGATCACGGTCGAAGAGGCCAAGACCCTGGACACCACGGTCGACGTGGTGGAGGGGATGCAGTTCGACCGTGGCTACCTGTCGCCTTACTTCGTGACCGACGCCGAGGCGATGGAGGCCGTCCTGGAGGATCCCTTCATCCTGATCACCGACCGCAAGATCTCCTCGGTCAACGACCTGCTTCCCGTCCTGCAGCGGGTGGTGGAGCGCGGCAAGCCCCTGCTGATCATCGCCGAGGACGTGGAGGGCGAGGCCCTGGCCACCCTGGTGGTCAACAAGATCCGCGGCACCCTGCAGTCCTGCGCGGTCAAGGCCCCTGGCTTCGGCGACCGGCGTAAGGCCATGCTGGAGGACATCGCCATCCTCACCGGCGGCCAGGTGGTGTCCGAGGACCTGGGCATCAAGCTGGAGAACGTCACGCCCGACATGTTCGGCCGCGCCAAGAAGGTGGTCGTGGAGAAGGAGAACACGACCATCGTGGAGGGCGCCGGCGACCCCGAGAAGATCAAGGCCCGCATCAACGTCATCAAGCGGCAGATCGAGGAGACCACCTCGGACTTCGACCGCGAGAAGCTGCAGGAGCGGCTGGCCAAGCTGGCCGGCGGCGTGGCGGTCATCAAGGTCGGCGCGGCCACCGAGGTGGAGATGAAGGAGAAGAAGTACCGCATCGAGGACGCCCTCTCCGCGACCCGGGCGGCGGTGGAGGAGGGCATCGTCCCCGGCGGTGGCTCCACGCTGGTGCACGCCATCAAGGCCCTGGACAAGGTCGAGGCCAAGAACGAGGACGAGCGGATGGGCATCGAGATCGTCCGCCGCGCCCTGGAGGAGCCGCTGCGCCAGATCGCGACCAACGCCGGCCTGGAAGGCTCCGTGGTGGTCGAGCGGGTCAAGCAGCTGCCTGACAACGAGGGCTTCGACGCGCTGACCGGCGAGTACGGCGACATGTTCCAGCGCGGCATCGTCGACCCCGCCAAGGTCACCCGGTCCGCGCTGCAGAACGCGGCCAGCATCGCCGCCATGGTGCTGACCACCGAGTCGCTGGTGGCCGACCTGCCCGAGGACAAGAAGGAGACGCCGGGCGGCGGTATGGGCGACATGGACTTCTGA
- a CDS encoding type II toxin-antitoxin system VapC family toxin produces MSERVVCFDTSILVKFLTPDEQEDAVTRLVDRALQEGARLVAPAWAWAELGSVLLKKVRMGLLEITEATQLWTACQDLPIEYVESPSLRRRAWEIARRLDLPTLYDAGFFACTELAAAGTGTPAEFWTADTALLRQLGNRKPAYVRSLRDDLPAPRS; encoded by the coding sequence ATGAGTGAGCGGGTCGTGTGCTTCGACACGAGCATCCTGGTCAAGTTTCTGACCCCGGACGAACAGGAGGATGCGGTGACGAGGCTGGTGGACCGGGCCCTGCAGGAGGGCGCGCGGCTGGTGGCGCCTGCGTGGGCTTGGGCCGAACTGGGTTCGGTATTGTTGAAGAAGGTACGGATGGGCTTGCTCGAGATCACCGAGGCCACCCAGCTCTGGACCGCCTGTCAAGACCTGCCCATCGAATACGTGGAATCCCCTTCCTTGCGCCGGCGCGCCTGGGAGATCGCCCGCCGCCTGGACTTGCCGACCCTCTACGACGCGGGTTTCTTCGCATGTACCGAACTGGCCGCCGCCGGCACCGGTACCCCGGCCGAATTCTGGACGGCCGACACCGCCTTGCTGCGCCAGTTGGGCAACCGCAAACCGGCCTACGTGCGTTCTCTGCGTGACGATCTCCCCGCCCCGCGATCGTGA
- a CDS encoding YlcI/YnfO family protein — MAEGRHPLTVRVPAELLAGIRQVQEPGESLNDFLVAAARREITRRQALRARDTIVRLRQAIRERTGVHPDPIPLIRALREGEARDE; from the coding sequence GTGGCGGAAGGCCGCCACCCCTTGACGGTACGGGTTCCCGCCGAGTTGCTGGCCGGGATCCGGCAGGTACAGGAGCCCGGGGAGTCGCTGAACGACTTCCTGGTCGCAGCAGCCCGCCGCGAAATCACGCGCCGGCAGGCGCTCCGGGCCCGCGACACCATCGTCCGGTTGCGCCAGGCCATTCGGGAACGCACCGGCGTACACCCGGACCCGATCCCCCTCATCCGGGCGCTGCGTGAAGGGGAAGCCCGGGATGAGTGA